Below is a genomic region from Flammeovirgaceae bacterium SG7u.111.
ACAAATGTAAATGAAATGTTTTTAGTGCCTAGTTATTTTTGCTGTGATAACAATAAAAAGTAAAAAATGAGATTTAAATTAAATTTATTAGCAATTACAATGGTGACTTTGACATTTTGTTCTTGTCATTTTAGTCACGGAGAGAAAAAACACGGTCATTCACACAGTAAAGCAAATCATCCTTTAAAAGGAGAAAGTACTATGAAAATTACAACGCCCAATAGAGTATCACACACTTACGAACAAACAATAAACGGGACAAAGAAAGAGATAATGCCTCTGTATTGCCCAGTAAGGGAATTGGACTGGTGTGAAAATTGGAATCCTAAGGCAGTTGTTTCAAATTCAGGAGTAGTTGAAAAAGATTGTATCTTCATTACTTCGCACGGAGAGGACGATGTTGTTTGGATTGTAACAGAATATGATACTGAAAAAGGTATTGTAGAAATGTATTACCACGTTCCAAATATTCAGATTACTAAACTAAACATTAAAATAAGTCCAATAACTGAAACTACCACAAAGGCAGTTCTTACATATACAAAAACATCTTTAAGTGATATTGGAGACAAGGTGCTGAAAGAGTTTACAAAATCTGAATATGATATCATGATGGATTCTTGGGAAAAAGCAATGAATCATTATCTTGCAACAGGCGAGAAACTTACAGGTTTGCCAAATTTTTAGAAATAAAAATAGAATAATGAGAAATGGAGTAGAAACAACAAACCGTTAACACTTTGTATAGTACAATAGCAGGTTTGATGCTGATTTTGAGCATCATCACTTGCCCGAGCATTAGTGATTATTTGAAAGAAAATCTCACGTAATCCGCTACAGCACCATACAATTTACCGTTAAACACTACACAAACCCCATTTCAAAAGTTACTTCTCAAAACTTGAACATCGTAGGCGATCGCAGCGACTATGAAAAAGCAATCTTACACCCTTGCCAAAGCGTTAAATCCTACATTATCGCGAAAGCCTTGGGGGCTAACTCCTGTATGTTTCTTGAAGTACTTGCTGAAGTGATACTCGTCGTTGAAGCCTAGCTCGTAGGCAATTACTTTGATAGGATTGTCGGTGAGGTACAAATCTCGCTTGGCTTCCACTACTATCCGCTCCGAAATGAGTTCTGTTGGGGTTTTGTCAAAATAACTTTTGGTGAGTTTCCCCAAGTTTTTTGGAGTGATGTGAAGCAATTCGGCATATTCGGTTGGGGCGTGCTTGTCCTTGTAATGTTCCTCAATCAAATCTTTCAATTTTTGCAACACCGCAGGCTCTTTTTGCTCTTTTACCCCCTTTACATCTATGTCATTTTGCTCAGCTTTTATCCTCACGGCATAGATCAGCAACATTTTGAGCTGTGTAGTGAGCATATGATGTTGGGAGATGTTACTATGCTGCATTTCGTCCTTTACCAAAGAGAATATATTTTCGAAAGTTTGCTGAGATTGTTCGTTCAGCTGAATCAGGTTTTGACCGTAAATGGTATTGAACAAAACTCCATTGCAGCCTATCTCTTTGTCGTATTGGTAAATACAATAAAAGTCTGAATGGAAATTGAAGTATTCCCCTTTCAAGCTTTCCTCTTCAATGAGCTGGAAAGGCTGGTAAGGGGTGAAAAACAAGGCTTGCCCCTTTTTTATTTCCTTTTCTGAAAACTCAGTTTTAAGTACTCCTTTACCTTCTTTTACCCACAAAATCGTATAATAGGGAAGTCGCTGTAGATCGGAAAATGTGTCGCAAGAAAACTGCCCTACTTTAAAGGCAAGTAAGTTGGTATCGGTGTTGATGAGTTGAAACTGTTCAGAGGCAAGTGTTTCGTTATTCATAGATTATCGAAAGGAATTAATAGAGAAAATAGTACGATTAATAAAACCCTAAATTGGCTTAATCGTTCAGTTCGTCCCTCAATCTTTTCACTTCTGCTTCTAAGGTTTTTATATATTCTTCCTTGGAAGTTAAGATGTCTCCGAGTTCATCTAAAGAGAACCGTTGTTTGATGTGTTGCGAGCAGTTCCAGTCATAAGCTTTGATATGAAACAAAATAATTCGTTCTGCTTTAAAAGCATAGTTCCGATGCCTGACGTCTTTTTCTAGTTCAGGAGCTTCATCTAAAGCCTTGATTTCTACCTCTGCGTATACTTTTAGCCTTGCTTGGTTTGGGTAATCGACCAAAATCAGCGAAGCTTTATTGTTTTGGTTCAGATTTCCCACGGAGATATATTGCTTGTTTCCGGTAAAGTCCAAAAAGGCAAGGGTTTTACCATCCAATACTTTCAAAAACCCGTTTGGTCCGCCCCGATGTTGCACATAGGGGAACTCGTTCTCCCCATAAGATGCCATGTAAAAGCTATCCCTTGCCTCTATAAATTGTATTTCTCGCTGGCTCAATGCTTCGGTGGAAGTGAACCGCTCCATCTTTTTGTAACTCTCCCTACTTCCGTATTGGCTTTGCAGCTTTTTAATACTTTCAGTGAAAGCTAGGTTTGCATAATTCATTGCTTCTAAAAGCTTTATATAAAATGATAATGATCCGTGTACCATAATAACTAGGTGTGTAAATCTTACTTACAGACCCAAAATCTGGCGGATCATTTGGTTGGTGAAGCCCCATTCGTTATCGTACCAGGTCAATACTTTTAGCAAGTCGCCATCTACCACTTTGGTCATGGGCAAGTCGGCAATAGAAGCGTACGGACTTTTGATGATATCGGAAGAAACCAAAGGATCTTTGCTTACGGCAAATACCTTTTTGTACCTCTCCGTGGCGGCTTCTTGGGCCAATATTTCATTTACTTCCTCGGCAGAAGTAGGTCTTTCTGTTACGATAGTGATATCGGAAATAGAACCTACGGCTACTGGGACGCGAACAGACAATCCATCGAACTTGCCAACAAATTGGGGCAATGCTTTTCCTGTAGCTATTGCAGCACCGGTAGTTGTTGGGATCAAATTGTTCAGTCCCGACCTTCCCATTCGGAAATCTTTGGCGGGGGAATCAACGGTTTTGTTGGAGGCCGTATCGGCGTGAATTGTTGTCATGATGGCTTTCTTGATACCAATCCTTCGACCTAAAATCTCCATTACGGGACTGATGTTGTTGGTGGTACAGCTGGCACAAGAAAATATGCTTGCCTTTCCATCTTCAGTGTTTACTCCATGGACAACAGTGGGTATGTTCGGGCTCTTGGTCGGGCCAGAAAGGACTACCGTTTTCGCTCCAGCTTTTACATGCTTTGCAGCATCGTCTTCGTTGGTGAAAATACCTGTGCTTTCAATAACCACATCTACGCCAAGTTCTTTCCAAGGCAGTTTTTCAGGATCTTTTTCATTCAAAAACAAGAGCGGTTTTCCATCAATGAAAAGTTCGCCTTCTTTTGCTTCAATATCTTTTTCCAAAGTACCATGAACGCTGTCGTATTTGAGAAGATAGGCTATATTTTCAATGGGTGCAATGTCATTTACGGCGACCAGCTCAAGCCCAGGAGTATCTAAAATAATTTTCAAGGAAGTACGGCCTATGCGCCCCATTCCATTTATCGCTATTCGTTTCATTTTTTTTATAAGTGTCTTTCTTGTTCAGTAATTGGTAAATCGTTTATGCTTGCGAATCTTTTCTCCATCAATCCGTTTTCGTCAAATTCCCAGTTTTCGTTTCCATACGCCCTAAACCATTGTCCTTCTTTGTTTCTGTATTCGTATTCAAACCTTACGGCAATTCGGTTTTCGGTATGCGCCCAGTATTCTTTTTTGAGCTTGTAGTTCAGCTCTTTTTTCCATTTTCCGCTAAGGAATTTCACAATTTCTTCTCTACCATTTATAAAAGTGGAGCGGTTGCGCCATTCACTGTTGGGCGTGTAGGCTAGTGATACTTTTTCAGGATTTTGGCTGTTCCAAGCATCTTCTGCCAGTTGGATTTTTTCTTTGGCGGTTTCCAATGTGAAAGGCGGCAAGGGATATTTTTTTTCCATGATTATTGGTTTTATCGATTACTATTTCTATTGGAAGAAATAATACAGAGAAGCCCCCTCGAGCTGCATTACATCAGCTCGTTTCACTAGGAATAATGGTTCCTGAAAGCTCTTCAAGTTCGCAATGAAGCCTCTGAACACATGAAGCAGCACAGGTCATAATCCCAAGAGTTGTGAGGGGTTGCGGCTTCTCTGTATTGTAACCATTCTTATCTTGGTTAAGATGAGAATGCTTTTTTGTGCCTTCTGCTCAGGCGATGGATATCACTGTTACCGCCAAGTACAAAAGGATGTATAGTAAGTGGATGATGACTTTGGTTTTCATGTTAGTCAGTCAATAATGTGAAATTTTTCTTTGTTGCTGACTTGGTTGTTTAGCTACACGTTCGCAGCTTCAAGCTCTGGAGCTACTGGGAAGTCTATTGGAATTTGGGTAAGGTTATGTACATAGTTCATCACCACTTTGTCGGCTATGGCTACTACCAAATCGATCAAGCTTCCTTTGGTATACCCTGCTGCATAAAATACATCGAGCACATTTTGGTCTACATTTCCTCTATTTGCGGTGATGGCTAGTGTAAGTTTCGCAAGCGCATCAAGCTTCGCATCGAATGAAACTTTCCCTTTTCTGATCTCTAATATTTGCTCGTCGGTGAACCCGTTCATTTTCCCGATAGCCGTGTGTGCACTTTGGCAATAGCTGCAATCATTTTCTTGGCTCACCACTAGGTTTATCACTTCTTTTTCTTTTTTGGAGAAAGATGTTTTTCCATTTTGGAATTGGAGATAGTTTCCAAGAGCCGTTTCCGAATGAGCCAAGGTGGCGTAAAGGTTAGGAACAAAACCTACTGCACTTTTCAAATTGTCGAAGATTGCTTTATTGTCAGCACTTACTTCATCTCTGGTTGGAACATTAAAATTTGCCATTTCTTTTTTATGATTTATGTTGAACATTTGTTTTTTTGCCGCTTGCCTTATCCGTTCGTTGCAATCGACAATACAAATGTGCAGGGTTTTGGTAGGCGAAGAAATGGACGGATTCCCCCACTTGATGTACATTTTTCCCTAAACAGGTTTTTTGCTTAAAAAAGGCTGGGAAAAGAAGGGGTGATAAGAAGAAAAAAGGCTGCCTTCATCCCTCCAAATAAAGGTTTTTATACATTTATGGTGTGTTTTTTATTCTCACAACAAAAAAGAAGAACTTAACCTATAAGAAAAATAACAGTGCCATCGCAGTTGATACCCATCCAAATATGGCGAGTATTAGGTGCTGTGGTGATATACGAATGTTGTGTTAATTAAACCATGAAAAGGATATACTTATCAGTTTTTGTTATAATTTTTAGCTGTAACAGCACCCAAAACCTTGATGAAGAATTAATCGACCTATGTAAAGCTGGAAGATATAATGATTTGTACGAAAAAATGGCCTCACTGAAAGAATCATCAACAAAGGCTAAATACTATGAATTTAGAGTTTTCTTAGACAGGGAAGTTATTGCAGGTTACACTGAAAAGGTTATCACAGTGGAGGAGCATATCCAGAGTAAGGAAAATAAATCAATGTACTCCCTCGATGAATATAAGCTATACCTTATTACTGACTCAACAGATAAGATACAGGCTTACCGTTTAGTAGAACCAAGATTAGAAAAAGGTGTGGATGGAAATTGGGAAAAGTTCGAGGATATACTTTCAAAGAGTGATCAGCTATATCCAAAAGAGATGCAGGAGGACTTCAATAGACTTTATGGGGTAAACTTTGATTATAATTACCTTTTCCAGTACGAAATTTATTTTGGTGAATCCTGCGGGCAGGATGGGAACCCACCTGAATATAGGTACTATTTAGAAAAAGCTATAGTTGAAAAAGATACGGCTACCATCAATAAGTGGTTGTTTTCACCTGTTGCCGAGAAACAACTTTACGCAATAGAAGGGATTCTGAGACTTGGGAATGAAGGACATTCATTTGATAGTGCGACCCACAGCATCATTAAAGAAGTCTCCAGAAAAGAAGGGTACGCACAGACTTGTGCAGGCTGTGAATACGGTGATCAACAAGAGATAAGAAAACTCGTAGAAATAATAAAAAAAAGAATACTGCAAGAGCTATAGCCTGCTGTTCTGAGAGTTGGCGCAGTATCCTCTCAAAGAATTTTGCATTGGGAAAATCTACCAATTTGCGAAACTCTGTGGATAAGGAGAGTCCCAAAACGTCGTGGGCGGTCAAAACGACCACGACGTATGCGAACATCATCTAATCATCAAACAATTGTATAATCAACTCACGCCTCGTTTCGCAACACCTTATATATATAGTCCATATCCATGCAGCCACGGAGCATGTCGGCGAGTTTGTCGTACTGTTCTTCTTTGAAGGTTTGGTAATCGACTTTGCGGGCTTTCAGCTCTCCTTTTACATAAGGAGCTATTAGTTGGTTGATGATTTCATCGTTGTCCAGCACGCCGTGGAGGTAGGTTCCCCAGCATTTTTCATCTACCCAGCAGCCGTCTTTTCTGCCATCGGCGAGGGTGGCCAGTGGTTCTGCGCTATTTTCCAACTCACTCGTGCCCATATGGATTTCGTAGCCCGAACATTTTTCCGAAATTCCTTTGAACTGGAAGGTCTGCTGTTCGGTCACTTTTTCCTCTTCCAGCGTCGTTTTCACGGGGAGCAAACCTAGCCCTGTCATAAAAGAATAATTGCTTTCGGTGTGGAGCGGGTCTTCTATGGAAATTCCCAGCATTTGGTAGCCACCGCAAATCCCAATCACAGTCTTCCCGTTTTTTCGGGCATCGTAAATCGCTTTTCCAGCCCCGTTGTTTTTAAGGTCGATTAGGTCTTCAATGGTGTTTTTGCTTCCGGGGATAATTACGATATCAGCTTTTTCTATTTCGCTAGGGTTGTTGGTATAAAAAAGGTTTACACGGTCGTCTTTTTCCAAAGCATTGAAATCGGTGAAGTTTGACATCCTTCGGAGGAGCACCACCGCCACATTCACTTTTCCACTTACAGCTTCCCTTATTTTTCTATCTACCACCACCGAATCTTCTTCCTCTATCTGTATATCTCGGAAATAGGGCACAACTCCCACCACGGGCACTCCCGTAATCTCTTCCATTATTTTCCTCCCATCTTCAAAAAGCTTGATGTCTCCCCTGAATTTATTGATGATAATACCTTTTATAAGTCGCTGTTCGTCTTCTTCCAGTAGTTTGATGGTGCCATACACGCTCCCAAACACGCCGCCTTTGTCAATATCGGCAATCAGAAAAGTAGCTGCATTGGCGTGCTGGGCTATGCGCATATTGGTGATGTCCCGCTTTTTGAGGTTCAGCTCAGAAATACTCCCGGCTCCTTCCATCACTATTGGGCTGTACTTTTGAGCTAGCTTATCGTAAGCGCCTTTTACTTCTTCAAATAGGTTTTGCTTGTTGTTGTCCATGAAATAATCCCATGCAGACTGATTCCCAAAGGGCTTGCCATGTAGTACTACTTGCGAAGATTTGTCGCTGGTGGGTTTGAGGAGCACAGGGTTCATTTCCGTGGCACAAGGAACACCAGCTGCCTCGGCTTGTACCGCCTGCGCCCTGCCTATTTCCAGCCCGTCAGGAGTTGCATAGCTGTTGAGGGACATATTTTGGGCTTTGTAAGGAGCTGGGTTCATGCCATCTTGCTTAAATATTCGGCAAAAGCCTGCATTGATAATACTTTTCCCTACATCGGAGCCCGTGCCCACAAACATCACTGATCTGTATTTGTTCATTTGTCTTGTCTTCTAAAATTCCACCTTTTTCTCAGGTTAAATACCCATGTGAGAAACAGGTCTAAATGTGAAAAAATACTTTCTCTACTTAGCTAAAGCGAAAGTTTCCAAAGGCGCAAATATAGGTATATTACCTATAAAGCAGGTTTTTTATGAGATAATGATGGGGAAAAGGCTGTCCGTTTCGGTAAGCTAATGCTCCAACTCAGTAGGCGAATATCCCGATTCGGGCAGTCAATATCCCGTTCGGTCAGAAACAGGTTCCAATCTTAAGGTTTAAACCTCATAATTGTATCAACGAACACTGATTAACAAATAAGTAAATGTCTGCTATGTCAAAGAATTCTACTCTACCTTTTAGGTTGATAAAATTACTAACAATTACATTATTACTTTTAGTTGCAGGTGCTATTTCAGCGCAAGATCAAGAATCTAAAAGTGATTTTTTGAATGTTTTTGTTGATTGCAATCACTGTGATATCAACTTTTTGAGGCAAGAGGTAGATTATTTGAATTATGTAAGAGATAGAGAGTTGGCAGATGTTCATGTATTAGTTAATAATCAGCCAAACGGAAGTGGTGGAAATTCATATGAATTGAATTTTATTGGCTTAAAAGAATTTGAAGGAACTTCACAAATACTATCATATAATACCACTGCTAATAATACTTATGACGAAGTAAGAAGTGGGTTGACAAAGATGATTGCCGTAGGAATGGTGCCCTACATTTCTCAAACAGACTTGGTTGATAACTTGGTAGTAAAGGTGAAGGATGTAGAGAAAAAGAAGAAGGGAAAGAGTAGCGTGCCAAGTGGATGGAATTGGAACAATTGGATATTTGAGGTGTACGGCAGTGGGAGTTTGAACCAAGAATCGTCAAGAAAGAAGGTTAATCTTGATTATGGTACAGGTGCAGATAGGATAA
It encodes:
- a CDS encoding nuclear transport factor 2 family protein, which encodes MEKKYPLPPFTLETAKEKIQLAEDAWNSQNPEKVSLAYTPNSEWRNRSTFINGREEIVKFLSGKWKKELNYKLKKEYWAHTENRIAVRFEYEYRNKEGQWFRAYGNENWEFDENGLMEKRFASINDLPITEQERHL
- a CDS encoding cobyric acid synthase; translated protein: MNKYRSVMFVGTGSDVGKSIINAGFCRIFKQDGMNPAPYKAQNMSLNSYATPDGLEIGRAQAVQAEAAGVPCATEMNPVLLKPTSDKSSQVVLHGKPFGNQSAWDYFMDNNKQNLFEEVKGAYDKLAQKYSPIVMEGAGSISELNLKKRDITNMRIAQHANAATFLIADIDKGGVFGSVYGTIKLLEEDEQRLIKGIIINKFRGDIKLFEDGRKIMEEITGVPVVGVVPYFRDIQIEEEDSVVVDRKIREAVSGKVNVAVVLLRRMSNFTDFNALEKDDRVNLFYTNNPSEIEKADIVIIPGSKNTIEDLIDLKNNGAGKAIYDARKNGKTVIGICGGYQMLGISIEDPLHTESNYSFMTGLGLLPVKTTLEEEKVTEQQTFQFKGISEKCSGYEIHMGTSELENSAEPLATLADGRKDGCWVDEKCWGTYLHGVLDNDEIINQLIAPYVKGELKARKVDYQTFKEEQYDKLADMLRGCMDMDYIYKVLRNEA
- a CDS encoding AraC family transcriptional regulator yields the protein MNNETLASEQFQLINTDTNLLAFKVGQFSCDTFSDLQRLPYYTILWVKEGKGVLKTEFSEKEIKKGQALFFTPYQPFQLIEEESLKGEYFNFHSDFYCIYQYDKEIGCNGVLFNTIYGQNLIQLNEQSQQTFENIFSLVKDEMQHSNISQHHMLTTQLKMLLIYAVRIKAEQNDIDVKGVKEQKEPAVLQKLKDLIEEHYKDKHAPTEYAELLHITPKNLGKLTKSYFDKTPTELISERIVVEAKRDLYLTDNPIKVIAYELGFNDEYHFSKYFKKHTGVSPQGFRDNVGFNALARV
- a CDS encoding carboxymuconolactone decarboxylase family protein, whose protein sequence is MYIKWGNPSISSPTKTLHICIVDCNERIRQAAKKQMFNINHKKEMANFNVPTRDEVSADNKAIFDNLKSAVGFVPNLYATLAHSETALGNYLQFQNGKTSFSKKEKEVINLVVSQENDCSYCQSAHTAIGKMNGFTDEQILEIRKGKVSFDAKLDALAKLTLAITANRGNVDQNVLDVFYAAGYTKGSLIDLVVAIADKVVMNYVHNLTQIPIDFPVAPELEAANV
- a CDS encoding pyridoxamine 5'-phosphate oxidase family protein; the protein is MNYANLAFTESIKKLQSQYGSRESYKKMERFTSTEALSQREIQFIEARDSFYMASYGENEFPYVQHRGGPNGFLKVLDGKTLAFLDFTGNKQYISVGNLNQNNKASLILVDYPNQARLKVYAEVEIKALDEAPELEKDVRHRNYAFKAERIILFHIKAYDWNCSQHIKQRFSLDELGDILTSKEEYIKTLEAEVKRLRDELND
- a CDS encoding glyceraldehyde 3-phosphate dehydrogenase NAD-binding domain-containing protein; amino-acid sequence: MKRIAINGMGRIGRTSLKIILDTPGLELVAVNDIAPIENIAYLLKYDSVHGTLEKDIEAKEGELFIDGKPLLFLNEKDPEKLPWKELGVDVVIESTGIFTNEDDAAKHVKAGAKTVVLSGPTKSPNIPTVVHGVNTEDGKASIFSCASCTTNNISPVMEILGRRIGIKKAIMTTIHADTASNKTVDSPAKDFRMGRSGLNNLIPTTTGAAIATGKALPQFVGKFDGLSVRVPVAVGSISDITIVTERPTSAEEVNEILAQEAATERYKKVFAVSKDPLVSSDIIKSPYASIADLPMTKVVDGDLLKVLTWYDNEWGFTNQMIRQILGL